The following coding sequences are from one Candidatus Nitrosopumilus sp. SW window:
- a CDS encoding metal-dependent transcriptional regulator, which yields MKGKNSKRLDSIKAAHQSERARSSTRMEDYLEIISELVELKGYATTLDISRHMNVSAPSVTKMLQRLDEGGYLEYEKYHGINLTKKGAEVAEGIRQKHGILLEFFEILGVGYDTANQDAEGIEHHLNPKTIKQLRKFITFLKANPKIIENFKNL from the coding sequence ATGAAAGGTAAAAATTCCAAGAGACTAGATTCCATCAAAGCAGCCCATCAATCAGAAAGAGCTCGTTCTAGTACAAGAATGGAAGATTATTTGGAAATCATTTCAGAATTAGTAGAATTAAAAGGATATGCAACTACACTAGACATTTCAAGACACATGAATGTAAGTGCACCAAGCGTTACCAAAATGCTACAAAGATTAGATGAAGGAGGATACCTAGAATATGAGAAATATCATGGAATCAATTTAACAAAAAAAGGGGCAGAGGTAGCTGAAGGGATAAGACAAAAACACGGAATATTATTGGAGTTTTTTGAGATTCTAGGTGTTGGGTATGATACTGCAAATCAAGATGCAGAAGGAATAGAACATCATCTAAATCCAAAAACAATCAAACAGTTAAGAAAATTCATTACATTTCTAAAAGCAAATCCAAAAATTATTGAAAATTTTAAAAATCTTTGA
- a CDS encoding DUF192 domain-containing protein: MTTRAQALIPISIAAVIIGVVGLMSIPSESKLESVEFPRGTIMVDDVPLEVQIADTEPRRVRGLMFQDQLPYDQGMIFVFGEPGLYSLWMLNMQFPLDMIWFDENGKVVHIEQNVPPCKAALEIATCQSVVPDSNAVYILEVTAGFIEQNNITKDSILTIISI, translated from the coding sequence GTGACTACTAGGGCTCAGGCACTAATTCCAATCTCAATTGCTGCTGTTATTATTGGAGTTGTAGGCTTGATGTCCATTCCTAGTGAGAGTAAATTAGAATCAGTTGAGTTTCCTAGGGGTACAATAATGGTTGATGATGTCCCGCTTGAGGTGCAAATAGCAGATACTGAACCTAGAAGAGTACGTGGTCTGATGTTCCAAGATCAATTACCATATGATCAAGGGATGATCTTCGTCTTTGGTGAACCTGGACTTTATTCTCTGTGGATGCTTAACATGCAATTTCCACTTGATATGATCTGGTTTGATGAAAACGGCAAAGTTGTTCACATTGAACAGAATGTTCCTCCATGCAAAGCTGCTCTAGAAATTGCTACATGTCAAAGTGTAGTTCCTGATAGTAATGCAGTTTACATTCTTGAGGTAACTGCTGGATTTATTGAACAAAACAATATCACAAAAGATTCCATTCTAACTATAATCTCAATTTAG
- a CDS encoding sulfite exporter TauE/SafE family protein: MIDQLWLIPLGFVAGVLGSMIGLGGGIIVVPVLTFLGFPPTTAASSSLFAALSNAIASTISYSKQKRIEYSLGLKLGLLSVPGTVLGAIVSSGVASDIFKILFGFVLIASAAYIFLRKKLATKEKNTSLQMMIFAVGASFFAGIISSFFGIGGGIVFVPLMVVGMGMAMKKAAPTSQMILLFASSSGVIVHSLLGHPDFLQAGFLAIGSFIGGLVGARLSIDVKERYLQILVSVVILIAAGKLFFDSLIGNFTSL; this comes from the coding sequence ATGATTGATCAACTATGGCTTATTCCTTTAGGATTTGTAGCAGGTGTGTTGGGTTCTATGATTGGATTAGGTGGGGGCATTATTGTAGTTCCAGTTTTAACTTTCTTGGGATTTCCTCCAACAACTGCTGCTAGTAGCAGTCTTTTTGCTGCTCTTAGCAATGCAATTGCATCTACTATATCCTATTCCAAACAAAAACGAATTGAATATTCTTTAGGATTAAAACTTGGGTTGCTATCTGTTCCTGGAACTGTATTGGGTGCTATTGTTTCTAGCGGTGTGGCTTCCGATATTTTTAAGATATTATTTGGATTTGTGTTGATTGCTTCAGCAGCTTACATCTTCTTGAGAAAAAAACTTGCAACAAAAGAAAAGAACACTTCTCTGCAAATGATGATTTTTGCAGTAGGTGCTAGTTTTTTTGCAGGAATCATCTCTTCATTCTTTGGAATAGGTGGTGGAATTGTGTTTGTACCGTTAATGGTGGTTGGAATGGGAATGGCAATGAAAAAAGCTGCACCAACTTCCCAAATGATATTACTATTTGCTTCATCGTCTGGAGTAATTGTTCATAGTTTATTGGGACATCCTGATTTTCTTCAAGCGGGATTTTTAGCAATTGGTTCTTTTATTGGTGGATTGGTTGGAGCAAGGTTGTCTATTGATGTCAAAGAAAGATACCTCCAAATTTTGGTTTCTGTAGTTATTTTAATCGCGGCAGGAAAATTATTCTTTGATTCCTTGATAGGGAATTTTACGTCTTTGTGA
- a CDS encoding VOC family protein codes for MNDFLKATAIDHINMKVKNLEQSVKFYKELFGFEVKVEDNTPNKLNVPSKIIGNDSVILCLYEVPDMSPEGGITHFGFHVRNFEQVSNKCKELGVEILYGGEVTFDNSKSVYIKDVNGYVVELSEIFGGGL; via the coding sequence ATGAATGACTTTCTAAAAGCAACAGCCATAGATCATATCAATATGAAAGTAAAAAACTTGGAACAAAGTGTAAAATTCTACAAAGAATTATTTGGGTTTGAAGTTAAAGTAGAAGATAATACTCCAAACAAATTGAATGTTCCATCAAAAATAATAGGGAATGATTCAGTCATTCTTTGTTTGTATGAAGTACCAGATATGTCTCCTGAAGGTGGCATTACTCACTTTGGTTTCCATGTTAGAAATTTTGAGCAAGTATCAAACAAATGCAAAGAATTAGGTGTCGAAATACTTTATGGAGGAGAAGTTACATTTGATAATTCCAAATCAGTGTACATTAAAGATGTGAATGGATACGTTGTAGAGTTAAGCGAAATTTTTGGTGGCGGATTATAA
- a CDS encoding ParB/RepB/Spo0J family partition protein yields MVRRYKPTISYRLREIPIKQIKVWKEAQARKLDRENISELAKSIKNEGLLNPPLVQKEGKNTFLLMSGQRRLAAMKRLGAKKIPVHVLTKQTSYDLENAKAASVVENIHRNDMNHKEIADSCKFLTEQMGKSAAAKSMGMSSVTLNKYLGFAGVPDRLRTLVPHQISRDEMTKLYLTVPNIKKAEKIVERVSKLESGLRKRYLQALSQSPKSSHQKLLKRAKNMQIKQNLSIKLSKTNARKLASQSNKKELTPDDLAGKIISDYLKRKRR; encoded by the coding sequence ATGGTGAGAAGATACAAACCAACAATCTCATACAGATTAAGAGAGATTCCGATAAAACAGATCAAAGTTTGGAAAGAAGCTCAGGCACGAAAGCTTGACAGAGAAAATATTTCAGAGCTTGCAAAATCAATTAAAAATGAAGGACTGTTGAATCCACCTCTTGTTCAAAAAGAAGGTAAAAACACATTCTTGCTAATGTCGGGGCAGAGAAGACTTGCAGCAATGAAAAGATTAGGTGCAAAGAAGATTCCAGTTCATGTTCTAACAAAGCAAACATCTTATGATCTAGAAAATGCAAAGGCCGCATCAGTTGTTGAAAATATTCATAGAAATGATATGAATCACAAAGAGATTGCTGATTCTTGCAAGTTTTTGACAGAACAGATGGGAAAATCAGCTGCTGCAAAATCAATGGGAATGTCATCTGTAACTCTTAACAAATACCTGGGATTTGCAGGAGTTCCAGATAGACTAAGAACACTAGTCCCTCATCAAATTTCAAGAGATGAGATGACAAAACTTTACCTTACAGTTCCAAATATCAAAAAGGCTGAAAAAATTGTTGAGAGGGTTTCAAAACTAGAATCAGGTTTACGAAAAAGATATCTTCAGGCATTATCACAATCCCCAAAATCATCCCATCAAAAGTTACTAAAAAGGGCAAAAAACATGCAAATAAAACAAAATTTGTCAATAAAACTATCCAAAACCAATGCTAGAAAGCTTGCAAGCCAATCAAACAAGAAAGAACTTACTCCAGATGATCTTGCTGGAAAAATTATTTCAGACTATCTAAAACGTAAAAGAAGATAG
- a CDS encoding Fur family transcriptional regulator — MQQLEQIVDSLRDEGFRITPQRIAIVDYLLKTEDHPNAERIHKVVRKRHPMVSLSTVYKTLELLREKKLVNEIEVDGEARFDAHTDEHINLVCMKCGKIEDLDEKSLREIQTKAAKKSKYLILKSNFELIGYCSDCKSKIKI; from the coding sequence ATGCAGCAATTAGAACAGATCGTTGACTCACTTAGAGATGAAGGATTCAGAATAACACCTCAAAGAATTGCAATAGTAGATTATCTGCTAAAAACTGAAGACCACCCTAATGCAGAGCGGATTCACAAGGTTGTAAGAAAGAGACACCCCATGGTCAGCCTGTCAACGGTATACAAGACATTAGAACTGTTAAGAGAAAAAAAGCTTGTCAACGAAATAGAAGTTGATGGCGAAGCAAGATTTGATGCACACACTGATGAGCATATCAACTTGGTTTGTATGAAATGTGGCAAAATTGAGGATTTAGATGAGAAATCACTAAGAGAAATACAGACAAAGGCTGCAAAGAAATCAAAATATCTAATTTTAAAGAGTAATTTTGAGTTGATTGGTTATTGCAGTGATTGCAAATCAAAGATTAAAATCTAA
- a CDS encoding SHOCT domain-containing protein, with amino-acid sequence MVSNKEKPPNPKKTLKKKQENILDVTKNYTQTVEHGKQIGRETMEKINQATHNAGDFIKSQEYLKALKINSLQIREKGIEQKNLLKKNSPKFYKKIVNGFFYFFELIVGRIKLGTQYGSASLEILEKLAKLKELGIITDREFNEKKKKILDRI; translated from the coding sequence ATGGTCAGTAACAAAGAAAAACCCCCAAACCCTAAGAAGACCCTCAAGAAAAAACAAGAGAATATTCTAGATGTAACAAAAAATTATACTCAAACAGTAGAACATGGGAAACAAATTGGAAGAGAAACTATGGAAAAAATAAATCAAGCTACCCATAACGCTGGAGATTTTATAAAATCTCAAGAATATCTAAAAGCACTAAAAATTAACTCACTACAAATTAGAGAAAAAGGCATAGAACAAAAAAATTTACTAAAAAAGAACAGTCCTAAATTTTATAAAAAAATTGTTAATGGGTTTTTTTACTTTTTTGAATTAATTGTAGGGAGAATCAAACTAGGTACTCAGTATGGCTCTGCAAGCCTTGAAATTCTAGAAAAACTCGCCAAGCTCAAAGAATTAGGAATAATTACTGACAGAGAATTTAATGAAAAAAAGAAAAAGATCTTGGATAGAATTTGA
- a CDS encoding universal stress protein: MDLNRILVPLDGSKKSFEALDRAVTLAGFTHGHIMCIHVIPHVMEGGPRTKAFDKQLQEDAKILLKKAEKRATNKNVKFTAKLLRGSPGHVTLHTARSGKFDHIVMSTTGSGTAKKDMIGSVSNHVLQKSKIPVYLIK; the protein is encoded by the coding sequence ATGGATCTTAACAGAATTTTAGTTCCACTTGATGGTTCAAAAAAATCCTTTGAAGCATTAGATAGAGCAGTTACTCTGGCAGGATTTACTCATGGACATATCATGTGTATTCATGTGATTCCTCATGTTATGGAGGGTGGTCCTAGGACAAAGGCATTTGACAAACAACTCCAAGAAGATGCAAAAATACTTTTGAAAAAAGCTGAAAAACGTGCAACAAACAAGAATGTGAAATTTACCGCAAAACTATTGAGAGGTTCACCTGGTCATGTTACTCTGCATACTGCAAGATCTGGAAAGTTTGATCATATTGTTATGAGTACAACGGGTTCTGGCACTGCAAAAAAAGATATGATTGGAAGTGTATCAAACCATGTTCTTCAAAAATCTAAAATTCCAGTATATTTGATAAAATGA
- a CDS encoding CBS domain-containing protein, producing MTQLKSIMKTPITIQNDASLSHAISKLLQENISRLLVKENDHYSIITEKDIGFFLLNDDSEKNLDEIPVSQIMKRITSVNDAMAIETCIEIMLERGIGSLAVTRGDEGIVGIITKTDIAQYYVQNCVGSHTVGDLMTISYLSMQSDDYLKDVVSKMIEEKISRIFLKNKNNEPEGILTFRDLFHIALEQGNSDSVLDNSDDSISVVFSRKGFLSDSGFGKTIQAKDVMTKTFESVDFKEDLSVACEEMIQNRINGVGVLINGKLGGVVSKTDVLKAIYVDNKSKKSS from the coding sequence ATGACTCAACTTAAATCTATAATGAAAACGCCCATTACAATTCAAAATGATGCATCCCTTTCACATGCAATCTCAAAACTATTGCAAGAAAACATTAGTCGACTGTTAGTAAAAGAGAATGATCATTACAGTATCATCACTGAAAAAGATATTGGATTCTTTTTACTTAATGATGATTCTGAAAAAAATCTTGATGAGATTCCTGTTTCTCAAATAATGAAGAGAATTACGTCAGTTAATGATGCTATGGCTATTGAAACCTGCATTGAAATTATGCTTGAAAGAGGAATTGGTTCTTTAGCTGTGACTAGAGGTGATGAGGGTATTGTTGGAATTATTACAAAAACTGACATTGCACAATATTATGTTCAAAACTGTGTCGGCAGTCATACTGTAGGTGATCTAATGACAATTTCTTACCTCTCTATGCAATCTGATGATTATCTGAAAGATGTTGTCTCAAAAATGATTGAAGAAAAAATCTCTAGAATTTTCTTAAAAAATAAAAACAATGAACCTGAAGGAATTCTCACATTTCGTGATTTGTTTCATATTGCATTAGAGCAGGGAAATTCTGATTCAGTATTGGATAATTCTGATGACTCTATTTCTGTAGTTTTTTCAAGAAAAGGATTTCTATCTGATTCTGGATTTGGAAAAACCATACAGGCAAAAGATGTGATGACAAAGACATTTGAATCTGTTGACTTTAAAGAAGATCTTTCTGTGGCATGTGAAGAAATGATTCAAAATAGAATTAATGGTGTTGGTGTCCTAATCAATGGAAAACTGGGTGGAGTTGTTAGTAAAACTGATGTCCTAAAGGCAATTTATGTTGATAATAAATCCAAAAAATCTTCTTAA
- a CDS encoding winged helix-turn-helix domain-containing protein, protein MNKSKKYRDRIYIIKDIILTLSEYGELNQTALFSFCGLNISKHKSILNNLEKNELIQRTEKNEGKRTINVFKVTEKGRIFCQEIIDPYEKLFPRKNESSK, encoded by the coding sequence TTGAATAAATCAAAAAAATATCGAGATAGAATTTACATTATAAAAGACATAATTCTTACTCTATCTGAATATGGAGAGCTTAATCAAACTGCATTGTTTAGTTTTTGTGGATTAAACATTTCAAAACATAAATCGATTTTAAATAATTTAGAAAAAAATGAATTAATTCAAAGAACTGAAAAAAATGAAGGTAAAAGAACAATCAACGTATTCAAAGTTACAGAAAAAGGGAGGATTTTTTGTCAAGAAATTATAGACCCTTATGAAAAACTATTTCCAAGAAAAAATGAAAGTTCCAAGTAA
- a CDS encoding EMC3/TMCO1 family protein: protein MMENIDYNFFILFIDSVFLQGGDGGIFGFIGGDRGTLGSDDPIVKGIIPTLFAVSGFGVALNLFNAMVRKKMVDQTKLKRITKETREYQKERMAAMRAKDTAKTAELNKKSAYMNKMSMEMMQMNMRPMMITFVPLILIFYLVLPQLFAHTVALSPIPLNVIPGDFFHLTCTAEQALDPENVCTQENALYLWAWYFLSSIAFSGIIMKLTKTSMSV from the coding sequence ATGATGGAGAATATAGATTATAATTTTTTTATTTTGTTCATAGATTCCGTCTTCCTTCAAGGAGGAGATGGGGGAATTTTTGGGTTTATTGGTGGTGATAGAGGGACATTGGGAAGTGATGACCCAATAGTAAAAGGAATAATCCCAACATTATTTGCAGTATCAGGGTTTGGAGTTGCATTAAATTTGTTTAATGCCATGGTAAGAAAGAAAATGGTAGATCAAACAAAATTAAAACGAATTACAAAAGAAACCAGAGAATATCAAAAAGAAAGAATGGCGGCAATGAGAGCAAAAGATACCGCAAAAACAGCTGAACTTAACAAAAAATCTGCATACATGAACAAAATGTCAATGGAAATGATGCAGATGAATATGAGGCCAATGATGATCACGTTTGTTCCATTGATTCTGATATTCTATCTAGTATTACCACAGCTATTTGCACACACTGTAGCACTTTCCCCAATTCCATTAAATGTCATCCCAGGGGATTTCTTTCACTTAACATGTACTGCAGAACAGGCATTAGATCCAGAAAATGTATGTACCCAAGAAAATGCATTATATCTTTGGGCATGGTATTTTCTTTCATCAATTGCATTTAGTGGAATTATTATGAAACTTACAAAAACATCTATGAGTGTATAG
- a CDS encoding DUF1059 domain-containing protein, whose translation MAKLKCSDYGFDCDFNVEGDTEKIIEEFGTHTEDEHGIDYPKEALMQFILRKSS comes from the coding sequence TTGGCAAAATTAAAGTGTAGTGACTATGGATTTGATTGTGATTTTAACGTAGAAGGAGATACAGAAAAAATAATTGAAGAATTTGGAACACATACAGAAGATGAACATGGAATAGATTATCCAAAAGAAGCACTGATGCAGTTCATCTTAAGAAAAAGCAGCTGA
- a CDS encoding SDR family NAD(P)-dependent oxidoreductase, producing MLKFQDKVALVTGSGTGIGKAIATKFVENGASVIILGRRKEPLQEAAKELEGKIPQGTNATVKIFAGVDVADETAMNEMFDTLKNEGTNVDYIINNAGVSGPVTCFANSPLDEFKSTIGIHLTGTFWGSVQALKVMKEGGKIITISTFFTEERPLEQRPYRFRSPYTASQGAKNRLAECMSWELTDKGIISIATNPGPVHSDRIYKTVYPKAAAEFMRVSGFEDLTPVEVEEAKDDLLECIQADGIDKEGIAKTAEKLANGRDVAKLTETFTNLLTKIQTIAEKVQNNTSHMIANREFLSQSQVAESVLNLCDDEIAKILNGKVIPGDRVFYPVKPHIGTTTPGVHQPDFTGKAVVFTIDGTDKADAERVEFLAGHIEKNGGKVACFISQSTPQEIQDSISSKFHSHVVDIKNPEEVERWLNTAKTNIGEILAVVHVTGKLPEVGNLTDLTREGWEELVAKFISTPATVAQRALEQFVPGGGKDPRLFKDTTGAIMIIGPDLPVGRKVTGTQRAQVEVFRGALRPFTTTVNQELSDVLKSKIRMFTVFPGSVTGIEPDNQKIADAFNFLVSENAASSSEVTFCVDESR from the coding sequence TTGCTGAAATTCCAAGACAAAGTCGCACTAGTTACAGGAAGCGGAACAGGTATTGGAAAAGCCATTGCAACAAAATTTGTAGAAAATGGTGCAAGTGTGATTATTCTTGGTAGAAGAAAAGAGCCATTGCAAGAAGCTGCAAAAGAGCTTGAAGGAAAAATCCCACAAGGTACAAACGCAACAGTCAAAATTTTTGCAGGTGTAGATGTTGCAGATGAAACAGCAATGAATGAAATGTTTGACACTCTAAAAAATGAGGGAACAAATGTAGATTACATAATTAATAATGCAGGAGTATCAGGTCCTGTCACATGTTTTGCAAATTCACCATTAGATGAATTCAAAAGTACAATTGGAATTCATTTGACTGGAACATTTTGGGGTTCAGTTCAAGCACTAAAAGTAATGAAAGAGGGAGGAAAAATAATTACAATTTCAACATTCTTTACTGAAGAAAGACCACTAGAGCAAAGACCCTACAGATTTAGAAGTCCATATACGGCATCACAAGGTGCAAAAAATAGGTTAGCTGAATGTATGTCATGGGAATTAACTGATAAAGGAATCATATCAATTGCAACAAATCCTGGTCCAGTTCATTCAGATAGAATTTACAAAACTGTATATCCAAAAGCAGCAGCAGAATTTATGAGAGTAAGTGGATTTGAAGACTTGACTCCAGTAGAAGTCGAAGAAGCAAAAGATGATTTGTTAGAATGTATACAAGCAGATGGAATTGATAAAGAAGGAATTGCAAAAACTGCAGAGAAATTAGCAAACGGAAGAGATGTTGCAAAACTAACAGAGACATTTACAAATCTATTAACCAAAATTCAAACTATAGCAGAGAAAGTTCAAAACAATACATCACATATGATTGCAAACAGAGAATTTTTGTCACAATCACAAGTTGCTGAATCAGTTCTGAACTTGTGTGATGATGAAATTGCAAAAATTCTCAACGGTAAAGTAATTCCAGGAGATAGAGTATTTTATCCAGTAAAACCACACATCGGAACTACAACTCCAGGAGTTCATCAACCAGACTTTACAGGAAAGGCAGTAGTATTTACTATTGATGGAACAGACAAAGCAGATGCAGAAAGAGTAGAATTTTTGGCAGGACACATTGAGAAAAATGGCGGTAAAGTTGCATGTTTTATTTCACAATCAACTCCTCAAGAAATTCAGGATTCAATCAGTAGCAAGTTCCACTCTCATGTAGTAGATATCAAAAATCCTGAAGAGGTAGAAAGATGGCTAAACACAGCTAAAACAAACATTGGAGAAATTCTAGCAGTAGTTCATGTTACAGGAAAACTACCAGAAGTAGGAAACTTAACAGACTTGACTAGAGAAGGATGGGAAGAACTAGTAGCAAAATTCATCTCAACTCCTGCAACTGTTGCACAAAGAGCACTAGAACAGTTTGTTCCAGGAGGAGGAAAGGATCCAAGACTCTTCAAAGATACAACAGGCGCCATTATGATAATTGGTCCAGATTTACCAGTAGGAAGAAAAGTTACTGGCACTCAAAGAGCTCAAGTAGAAGTTTTCAGAGGAGCATTAAGACCATTTACAACTACAGTTAATCAAGAATTAAGTGATGTTCTAAAATCTAAAATCAGAATGTTTACTGTTTTCCCAGGTTCTGTTACAGGTATAGAACCAGACAATCAAAAGATTGCAGACGCATTTAATTTCCTTGTATCAGAAAATGCAGCTTCATCATCTGAAGTAACTTTCTGTGTTGATGAATCAAGATAA